Proteins from one Homalodisca vitripennis isolate AUS2020 chromosome 3, UT_GWSS_2.1, whole genome shotgun sequence genomic window:
- the LOC124356516 gene encoding general odorant-binding protein 67-like, with translation MTEKITVMMQWQLVFTAAAAAALAFSVQAEDECRPPRPGDKHVHAWECCSVPGAMLPEKAIEEMKKCTEKFPVAFRPPGPPSGGPGDVTDLKKAHTCAAECVFNESKLLTSDKKLDKAAITKLFSSIVTGNKDMDALMTTVLDKCFASYAADVDQSSECKSGAKELEHCVMREGFLGCPKSLWTASSDCEELKTKVTKCPKFPVMMLQPPRM, from the coding sequence ATGACGGAAAAAATTACAGTCATGATGCAGTGGCAGTTGGTGTTCAcagcggcggcggcggcggctCTAGCCTTCTCCGTCCAGGCGGAAGACGAATGTCGCCCACCCAGACCCGGGGACAAGCACGTCCACGCCTGGGAGTGTTGCAGCGTGCCCGGAGCCATGCTACCAGAGAAGGCCATCGAGGAGATGAAGAAATGCACCGAGAAGTTTCCTGTCGCGTTCAGACCTCCAGGTCCCCCCTCCGGAGGTCCTGGTGACGTCACCGACTTGAAGAAAGCTCACACCTGCGCCGCCGAGTGCGTTTTTAACGAGAGCAAACTTCTGACGTCAGACAAAAAACTGGATAAGGCAGCCATCACAAAGCTCTTCTCTTCTATCGTCACGGGAAACAAGGATATGGACGCGCTCATGACAACGGTTCTCGATAAGTGCTTCGCCTCCTACGCCGCCGACGTGGACCAAAGCTCGGAGTGTAAGAGTGGAGCTAAAGAGCTGGAGCACTGTGTGATGAGAGAAGGTTTCCTCGGCTGCCCGAAATCCTTGTGGACCGCCAGTTCCGACTGTGAGGAGCTCAAGACCAAAGTTACGAAATGCCCAAAATTCCCCGTCATGATGCTACAACCTCCTCGTATGTGA